The following DNA comes from Methanofastidiosum sp..
CTGCAAGTGCTTTTTTAAAATTTACAGAGGGATTCTATAAAAATCCGGGAAAGTATATATCTCGAGAAGTGTACGATGTCAGGCCAATTGAGAATGGTGTCTTAATTCATTACAAAGGTATATTTGAAACTAGAGATAATGTTGCCATAACAGTAACTTTCGAAATATCAAATGAAGAATATAAAATTAAGAAAATAAGATTTTATTAAATAATTATTTATTCAATTACTTATATCACAATAAGTAATCTTTTAAATGAACTTTGATTTAAGATAGTCATGGAAAACGATAAATTAGATGAAATTGATATAAAAATATTGAACGCTTTACAAGATAATTCAGAAATTAGCTTTGAATCCTTAGGTAAAGAACTAGGCGTTTCAAAATCAACAATCCATTACAGAGTCATGAATTTAAAAGAAAAAGGCATCATAAAAAAATTTTCAGCTATAGTAGACCCTGAAAAAGTGGGCATGGGTATTCTTGCCGTATCTTTGATAAGAGCCCACTATAATCCAGGCTATGTTGAATATATCGGAGATAAACTCAAGAATATTCATGGTGTTTGGGGAGTATACTTCTTAATAGGCGAACATGATTTTGTTGTTTTAATAAGGGCAAAAGATAAAGAAGACCTTAATAGAATTGTTGAAACATTTATCTCGATGAAAGAGATTGAAAGATCAAACACTCACGTCATTATAAAAAAGATAAAAGAAGATATCCGAGTTGATATTTAATATTAAAAAATATATAAAAAATTTAATCTTCTTCTGGCCAGAATCTTTCTGTAATGATCTTATCCTCAGTGTAGAAGTTGACTATGGCTCTTCCTTGAGCTTTTATATCTGCAAACTGAGAGTTTTTCATTCCCCCAAATGGTAAGAATGCTACTGGT
Coding sequences within:
- a CDS encoding Lrp/AsnC family transcriptional regulator; this encodes MENDKLDEIDIKILNALQDNSEISFESLGKELGVSKSTIHYRVMNLKEKGIIKKFSAIVDPEKVGMGILAVSLIRAHYNPGYVEYIGDKLKNIHGVWGVYFLIGEHDFVVLIRAKDKEDLNRIVETFISMKEIERSNTHVIIKKIKEDIRVDI